A region from the Populus trichocarpa isolate Nisqually-1 chromosome 18, P.trichocarpa_v4.1, whole genome shotgun sequence genome encodes:
- the LOC7462922 gene encoding carotenoid cleavage dioxygenase 8 homolog B, chloroplastic — translation MASLAFSAKLGRCISPSNAMVSDQYESKREGLSFGKGIFARKRDPRDSVVTKVATQAPTVIPSLEKELAGDRNHVAWTSVQQERWEGELAVEGEIPLWLNGTYLRNGPGLWHIGSYNFRHLFDGYATLVRLHFENGRLIAGHRQIESEAYKAAKNNNKLCYREFSEVPKFDNFLAYIGELANLFSGASLTDNANTGVVKLGDGRVVCLTETQKGSIIVDPNTLDTLGKFEYSDSLGGLIHSAHPIVTDTEFLTLLPDLLKPGYLVVRMEPGSNERKVIGRVDCRGGPAPGWVHSFPVTEHYVIVPEMPLRYCAQNLLKAEPTPLYKFEWHPDSKGFMHVMCKASGNIVASVEVPLYVTFHFINAYEEKDEDGRVTAIIADCCEHHADTTILERLRLQNLRAFMGEDVLPDARVGRFIIPLDGSPYGKLEAALDPEEHGKGMDMCSFNPAYLGKKYRYAYACGAQRPCNFPNTLTKIDLFEKKAKNWYEEGAVPSEPFFVARPGATEEDDGVLISMISEKNGDGYALLLDGSTFEEIARAKFPYGLPYGLHGCWVPKK, via the exons ATGGCTTCCTTGGCATTTTCAGCCAAACTTGGTCGCTGCATTTCACCATCAAATGCAATGGTTTCTGATCAGTATGAGAGCAAAAGAGAAGGGCTTTCCTTTGGTAAGGGTATTTTCGCAAGAAAACGTGACCCTCGAGACTCAGTGGTCACTAAAGTTGCAACCCAAGCACCAACCGTGATTCCATCACTAGAGAAGGAACTTGCTGGTGACAGGAATCATGTTGCATGGACTAGTGTCCAGCAAGAGAGATGGGAAGGAGAGCTTGCAGTTGAAGGAGAAATTCCTTTATGGCTG AATGGAACGTATCTTAGAAATGGTCCAGGCCTGTGGCACATAGGAAGCTACAACTTCCGGCACCTTTTCGATGGCTATGCCACATTAGTCAGACTCCATTTCGAAAATGGTCGATTAATCGCTGGCCACCGCCAAATCGAATCGGAGGCTTACAAGGCTGCGAAGAACAACAACAAACTATGTTACCGTGAATTCTCTGAGGTTCCAAAGTTTGATAATTTCCTCGCCTACATAGGAGAACTAGCTAACCTCTTCTCCGGGGCATCATTGACTGATAACGCCAACACTGGCGTGGTCAAGCTCGGCGATGGACGTGTTGTTTGCTTAACAGAAACACAAAAAGGGTCAATAATTGTTGATCCAAACACATTGGACACATTAGGAAAATTTGAATATAGTGATTCACTAGGGGGTCTAATACATTCGGCGCATCCAATTGTGACAGACACTGAGTTCTTAACTTTGTTGCCTGATTTGTTGAAGCCTGGATACTTGGTGGTGAGGATGGAACCTGGAAGTAACGAGAGGAAAGTAATCGGACGGGTGGATTGTCGTGGAGGGCCTGCTCCCGGATGGGTCCACTCGTTTCCGGTTACTGAACATTATGTGATAGTACCAGAAATGCCATTGAGATATTGTGCACAAAATCTACTAAAAGCTGAGCCCACACCATTGTACAAGTTTGAGTGGCACCCGGATTCCAAAGGGTTTATGCATGTTATGTGTAAAGCTAGTGGCAATATA GTGGCAAGTGTGGAAGTGCCTCTATATGTAACATTCCATTTCATCAATGCTTATGAAGAGAAAGATGAAGATGGGAGGGTGACTGCCATCATTGCCGATTGCTGTGAGCATCATGCGGACACGACTATTTTGGAGAGGCTTAGGCTACAAAATCTTCGGGCTTTTATGGGTGAAGATGTCTTGCCAGATGCTAG GGTCGGGAGGTTCATAATTCCTTTGGATGGGAGCCCATACGGAAAATTGGAGGCAGCATTGGACCCAGAAGAGCATGGGAAAGGAATGGACATGTGCAGCTTTAACCCTGCATATTTGGGCAAAAAATATAGATATGCTTATGCTTGTGGAGCACAACGCCCATGTAACTTCCCCAACACCCTCACTAAG ATTGATTTGTTCGAGAAGAAGGCAAAGAATTGGTACGAAGAGGGTGCTGTGCCCTCGGAACCATTTTTTGTGGCTCGCCCAGGTGCTACAGAAGAGGATGATG GTGTGCTGATCTCCATGATCAGTGAGAAAAATGGAGATGGTTACGCACTGTTACTTGACGGATCCACATTTGAAGAGATTGCAAGAGCAAAGTTCCCTTACGGTCTACCTTATGGATTACATGGATGCTGGGTGCCGAAGAAGTAA